The Pseudomonas wenzhouensis genome has a segment encoding these proteins:
- a CDS encoding sulfate/molybdate ABC transporter ATP-binding protein translates to MSIEIRNVSKNFNAFKALNEINLNIQSGELVALLGPSGCGKTTLLRIIAGLETPDSGTIEFHGEDVSNHDVRDRNVGFVFQHYALFRHMTVFDNVAFGLRMKPKGQRPSEEVIKRKVHELLDLVQLDWLGDRYPEQLSGGQRQRIALARALAVEPRVLLLDEPFGALDAKVRKELRRWLARLHEDVHLTSVFVTHDQEEAMEVADRIVVMNKGVIEQIGTPAEVYENPASDFVYHFLGDANRLYVGNDHHVLFRPHEVDLSSEPSPEHKAGEVRDIRLLGAITRITLKVEGQDELIEAEVAKDHLSLNNLGRGTTLYFKPKGGKPVSNPAG, encoded by the coding sequence ATGAGTATCGAAATCCGTAACGTCAGCAAGAACTTCAATGCGTTCAAGGCGCTGAACGAGATCAACCTGAACATCCAGAGCGGCGAACTGGTCGCCCTGCTCGGCCCGTCCGGCTGCGGCAAGACCACCCTGCTGCGCATCATCGCCGGCCTGGAAACCCCGGACAGCGGCACCATCGAGTTCCACGGCGAGGACGTCTCCAACCACGACGTGCGTGATCGCAACGTCGGCTTCGTGTTCCAGCACTACGCGCTGTTTCGCCATATGACGGTGTTCGATAACGTCGCTTTCGGCCTGCGCATGAAGCCCAAGGGTCAGCGCCCGAGCGAAGAGGTGATCAAGCGCAAGGTCCACGAACTGCTCGACCTGGTGCAGCTCGACTGGCTCGGCGATCGCTACCCGGAGCAGCTCTCCGGCGGTCAGCGCCAGCGTATCGCCCTGGCCCGCGCCCTGGCCGTGGAGCCGCGCGTACTGCTGCTCGACGAACCCTTCGGCGCGCTGGATGCCAAGGTGCGCAAGGAGCTGCGCCGCTGGCTGGCGCGCCTGCACGAGGACGTGCACCTGACCAGCGTATTCGTCACCCACGACCAGGAAGAAGCCATGGAAGTGGCCGACCGCATCGTGGTGATGAACAAGGGCGTGATCGAGCAGATCGGTACACCGGCCGAGGTTTACGAGAATCCAGCCAGCGATTTCGTCTACCACTTCCTCGGTGATGCCAATCGCCTGTATGTGGGCAACGATCATCACGTGCTGTTCCGCCCGCACGAGGTCGACCTGTCCAGCGAACCGAGCCCGGAGCACAAGGCCGGCGAGGTGCGCGACATTCGTCTGCTCGGCGCCATCACCCGCATTACGCTGAAGGTCGAGGGCCAGGACGAGCTGATCGAGGCCGAGGTGGCCAAGGATCACCTGAGCCTGAACAACCTGGGCCGTGGCACCACGCTGTACTTCAAGCCCAAGGGCGGCAAGCCGGTGAGCAACCCGGCCGGCTGA
- a CDS encoding Crp/Fnr family transcriptional regulator: MPDPRHYLGQLSQGHWFAALPQALRHTLLNMAQVQRLDAGQRLFHRGDKPSGLYAVVEGAVRVGAVSETGKEALLTLVEPPYWFGEISLFDGLPRTHDAFADSASTLLLLPQAGLLALLEREPQHWRDFALLMSHKLRLAFIALEDMSLLPAAPRLARRLLLIAENYGESEPRRVLHLAQEQLALMLSLSRQTTNQILKELQAQGVVQLTYGEIEILDFEHLRRLAT; encoded by the coding sequence ATGCCCGATCCGCGTCACTACCTCGGCCAGCTGAGCCAGGGTCACTGGTTCGCTGCGCTGCCCCAGGCGCTGCGTCATACCCTGCTGAACATGGCCCAGGTGCAGCGCCTGGATGCCGGCCAGCGGCTGTTTCACCGTGGCGACAAACCCAGTGGGCTGTATGCGGTGGTCGAAGGCGCGGTGCGCGTCGGTGCGGTCAGCGAAACCGGCAAGGAGGCGCTGCTGACCCTGGTCGAGCCGCCCTACTGGTTCGGCGAGATTTCCCTGTTCGATGGCCTGCCGCGCACCCACGATGCCTTCGCCGACAGCGCCAGCACCCTGCTGCTGTTGCCGCAGGCCGGACTGCTCGCCCTGCTCGAACGCGAGCCGCAGCACTGGCGCGACTTCGCCCTGCTGATGAGCCACAAGCTGCGTCTGGCCTTTATCGCCCTGGAAGACATGAGCCTGCTGCCGGCCGCACCCCGCCTGGCTCGGCGCCTGCTGTTGATCGCCGAGAACTACGGCGAGAGCGAGCCACGCCGCGTGCTGCACCTGGCCCAGGAACAACTGGCGCTGATGCTCTCGCTGTCACGCCAGACCACCAACCAGATTCTCAAGGAGCTGCAGGCGCAGGGCGTGGTGCAACTCACCTATGGCGAGATCGAGATTCTCGACTTCGAGCACCTGCGCCGCCTGGCCACCTGA
- a CDS encoding methyl-accepting chemotaxis protein, translating to MYGRLLPKFYGAGASKLLESRSCCPICWCIFRRAFLMRSLLPDCVGYSRREPVVTPSAYSASPRTRTRTLRSVMQAAFIRSPIAFVLHALGLAGLMLAYQQMQLPLYVSVPSYLLLALWPWLGPWQRRDEPQQAARQAATGDFVELSRGLSRHTCHNALSAAKVAHAVKHLAGRLQSQLAAVQQVSQAAEAITHTEQDSAARAEHTLVAARHVREASANGQAELNQAIARMQQLSAQTLASRELIDGLGSRTEQIEQVTQVIQSIASQTNLLALNAAIEAARAGEMGRGFAVVADEVRNLAARTASATEEVSQMIADIRQQSTAVVAHIQRQSVELEQAAQQIETAGSGLQGIAEQAEEVEQQVAQISAGTAENHQCLASLSAAALQLQDDVQSSEGQTRELADAAEQLVGQAETVSEQLAEVGLDDYHQRAYDLAREGAAAIAAQFEQDLQAGRISLDDLFDRHYQPIAGTQPQKYRTRFDQYADQVLPALQEPLLKRHEGLVFAISTTPEGYVPTHNAAFNHPPCGDPAVDATKSRGKRLFNDRTGIRCGSHRQAVLLQTYMRDTGELMHDLSVPIMVRGRHWGGLRLGYRPEP from the coding sequence ATGTATGGCAGGTTGCTACCAAAGTTTTATGGTGCTGGCGCTTCCAAGCTGCTCGAATCGCGGTCATGTTGCCCGATCTGCTGGTGCATTTTTCGTCGGGCCTTTCTTATGCGTAGCCTATTGCCAGACTGCGTGGGATATTCAAGGAGAGAACCCGTCGTGACTCCGTCCGCCTACAGCGCCTCGCCGCGCACCAGAACAAGAACCCTGAGGTCGGTCATGCAAGCTGCCTTTATCCGTTCGCCGATCGCTTTCGTACTGCATGCACTGGGGCTGGCTGGGCTCATGCTCGCCTATCAGCAGATGCAGCTGCCTCTCTACGTGAGCGTGCCATCCTACTTATTGCTGGCGTTATGGCCCTGGCTGGGGCCCTGGCAGCGGCGTGACGAGCCGCAACAGGCTGCCCGGCAGGCCGCGACGGGCGACTTTGTCGAGCTGAGCCGGGGGCTGTCGCGACACACCTGCCACAACGCGCTGTCTGCCGCCAAGGTGGCCCATGCCGTGAAGCACCTGGCCGGCCGCCTGCAATCGCAACTGGCGGCGGTGCAGCAGGTCAGTCAGGCCGCCGAGGCCATCACCCACACCGAGCAGGACAGCGCCGCCCGTGCCGAACACACCCTGGTCGCTGCCCGCCATGTCCGTGAAGCCAGCGCCAACGGCCAGGCCGAGCTCAACCAGGCCATCGCGCGCATGCAGCAACTCAGTGCGCAGACCCTGGCCAGCCGCGAGCTGATCGATGGCCTGGGCAGCCGTACCGAGCAGATTGAGCAGGTCACCCAGGTCATCCAGTCCATCGCCAGCCAGACCAACCTGCTGGCGCTCAACGCCGCCATCGAGGCTGCGCGAGCCGGTGAGATGGGCCGTGGTTTTGCCGTAGTCGCCGACGAGGTGCGCAACCTGGCCGCGCGCACCGCCAGCGCCACCGAGGAAGTCAGCCAGATGATCGCCGATATCCGCCAGCAGAGCACGGCGGTGGTGGCCCACATCCAGCGCCAGAGCGTCGAGCTGGAGCAGGCGGCGCAGCAGATCGAGACCGCCGGCAGTGGCTTGCAGGGCATTGCCGAGCAGGCCGAAGAGGTCGAACAGCAGGTGGCGCAGATCAGTGCCGGCACGGCCGAAAACCATCAGTGCCTGGCCAGCCTGTCGGCTGCTGCCCTGCAATTGCAGGACGACGTGCAGAGCAGTGAAGGGCAGACACGGGAGCTGGCCGACGCTGCCGAACAATTGGTCGGCCAGGCCGAAACCGTCAGCGAGCAGCTTGCTGAGGTGGGGCTGGATGATTACCACCAGCGCGCCTATGACCTGGCCCGCGAGGGGGCTGCAGCCATCGCCGCGCAGTTCGAGCAGGACCTGCAGGCCGGGCGCATCAGCCTCGATGATCTGTTCGACCGTCATTACCAGCCGATTGCCGGCACCCAGCCGCAGAAATACCGCACACGCTTCGACCAGTACGCCGATCAGGTACTGCCGGCGCTGCAGGAGCCGCTGCTCAAGCGTCATGAAGGGCTGGTGTTCGCCATCTCCACCACCCCCGAAGGCTACGTGCCGACCCACAATGCCGCATTCAACCATCCGCCCTGCGGCGATCCGGCGGTGGATGCAACGAAGAGCCGTGGCAAGCGCCTGTTCAACGACCGCACCGGCATCCGCTGTGGCAGCCACCGGCAGGCGGTGTTGTTGCAGACCTACATGCGCGATACCGGCGAGCTGATGCATGACCTGTCGGTGCCGATCATGGTGCGCGGGCGGCATTGGGGCGGTTTGCGTCTGGGTTATCGGCCGGAGCCGTAG
- a CDS encoding FAD-dependent oxidoreductase: MTQYDLILAGAGHAHLGVLRRWALVERPPGRIGLLSPGPEAWYAGMLPGLISGRFSPADCRVELQPLCRAAKVELIEGEIAALDADTRILQLADGRQLQGEWLSLNVGAGMAIPPQQGDAMQVLAARPIERLLEGWQQWQSEPRRMAILGGGAGGVELALALAGQVPTLALFCGGSLLDGLAPGLRLRALGHLRQRGVQVREHCPIGRIEDDWLLSGDEPVWRGRRLLLASGARPWPWLAASQLSSDAAGFIAIRPTLQCESHAQIFAVGDSASLDGMRRSGRFAVRQAPVLTANLQAALQGRPLRAYRAQWQSLALLATGDGGALLGWHDWSAGGQLYGHYKDWLDRRFVKRHRMVG; this comes from the coding sequence ATGACCCAGTACGACCTGATCCTGGCCGGGGCCGGCCATGCCCACTTGGGGGTGTTGCGCCGCTGGGCGCTGGTGGAGCGTCCGCCAGGCCGTATCGGCTTGCTCAGCCCGGGCCCGGAAGCCTGGTACGCGGGCATGTTGCCGGGGCTGATCAGCGGCCGCTTCAGCCCAGCTGACTGCCGGGTAGAGCTGCAGCCGCTGTGTCGCGCGGCCAAGGTCGAGTTGATCGAGGGCGAAATCGCCGCGCTCGATGCCGATACGCGCATCCTGCAGCTTGCGGACGGGCGCCAACTGCAGGGCGAATGGCTGTCGCTGAATGTCGGTGCCGGTATGGCCATACCGCCGCAGCAGGGCGATGCCATGCAGGTGCTGGCCGCCAGGCCGATCGAACGGCTGCTCGAAGGCTGGCAGCAGTGGCAGAGCGAGCCCCGGCGCATGGCGATTCTCGGCGGAGGTGCCGGTGGCGTGGAACTGGCTCTGGCGCTGGCCGGCCAGGTGCCGACCCTGGCGCTGTTCTGCGGTGGCTCGTTGCTCGACGGGCTGGCCCCTGGGCTGCGCCTGCGCGCGCTGGGACATTTGCGTCAGCGTGGCGTGCAGGTACGTGAGCATTGCCCGATTGGCCGCATCGAAGACGACTGGCTGCTCAGCGGCGACGAGCCGGTCTGGCGTGGGCGCCGTCTGCTGCTGGCCAGTGGCGCGCGGCCCTGGCCGTGGCTGGCAGCCAGCCAACTGAGCAGCGATGCGGCCGGCTTCATCGCCATTCGTCCAACCCTGCAATGCGAATCCCATGCGCAGATCTTCGCTGTTGGCGACAGCGCCAGTCTCGACGGCATGCGTCGCAGTGGCCGCTTCGCGGTGCGTCAGGCGCCGGTGCTCACCGCCAACCTGCAGGCGGCGCTGCAGGGCCGCCCGCTGCGTGCGTACCGCGCGCAATGGCAGAGCCTGGCCCTGCTCGCCACCGGTGACGGCGGAGCCCTGCTCGGCTGGCATGACTGGAGTGCCGGCGGGCAGCTTTACGGGCACTACAAGGACTGGCTGGACCGACGTTTCGTCAAACGCCACCGCATGGTCGGGTAG
- a CDS encoding DUF962 domain-containing protein: MKTLVDHLAQYAAYHRDRRNIASHFIGIPMIVLAVAVLLSRPGFEIAGLWLAPATLVALASAWFYLRLDTRFGLLMTALLGLCLWAGASLAVASTALWLTAGIGLFVIGWIIQFIGHYYEGRKPAFVDDVMGLVVGPLFVVAELAFLLGLRKDVEQAVVERAGPTCIREKKALA, encoded by the coding sequence ATGAAAACCCTCGTCGATCACCTGGCGCAGTATGCCGCCTACCACCGCGACCGGCGCAATATCGCCAGCCATTTCATCGGCATCCCGATGATCGTGCTGGCTGTCGCCGTGCTGCTGTCGCGGCCCGGTTTCGAAATCGCTGGCCTGTGGCTGGCGCCGGCCACACTGGTGGCGTTGGCGTCGGCATGGTTCTACCTGCGTCTGGACACCCGCTTCGGCCTGCTCATGACCGCGTTGCTGGGGCTGTGCCTATGGGCGGGCGCCAGCCTGGCGGTTGCCTCCACTGCCCTGTGGCTGACGGCAGGCATTGGCCTGTTCGTGATCGGCTGGATCATCCAGTTCATCGGGCACTACTACGAAGGACGCAAGCCGGCGTTCGTCGATGACGTCATGGGCTTGGTGGTCGGCCCGCTGTTCGTGGTCGCTGAGCTGGCCTTTCTGCTCGGTCTGCGCAAGGACGTCGAGCAGGCCGTGGTGGAGCGCGCCGGGCCGACCTGCATCCGCGAGAAGAAGGCGCTGGCCTGA
- a CDS encoding alkaline phosphatase D family protein — MPDNAHAPLPAVLAGPLLRRLEPGRLVLWLVASGELNLHLWLQPEGQAPQTHALHAHCQQLPLGRHAVLHLIDLPLAEALPQDTRIAYDLQIIDSAGAKGMRDWAPHLLYDGAEHADFVLRARVDQLLHGSCRKPHHAATDGLLCADRLLAEPHDARQRPALLLMSGDQVYVDDVAGPLLCAIHQLIARLGLFDEFLQGAVIEDSQALYANPVGYYQRADLLPAVKSNQTLRDKFFGGVEKPVFTSSSADNHLVTFAEMIAMYLLVWSPVPWTLISEQQPPLSAEQQQRYARERERIDAFRQSLGQAARVFAHLPTLMIFDDHDVTDDWNLSARWEQTAYGHPFSKRIIGNALLAYLLCQGWGNNPDVFDEPLQAFADLLQQRQNEHLRAAAQDALIDQLLHFEQWHYVLPTTPALLVLDTRTRRWRSEGHLSKPSGLMDWEALCDFQQALLDHPSCIIVSPAPMFGVKLIEGIQKLFTYAGHPLMVDAENWMAHRGAASVILNIFRHSRTPGDFVILSGDVHYSFVYRVSIRHKRASPTIWQITSSGIKNEFPARLLDWFDRLNRWLYAPWSPLNWLTKRRRMRVTPLIPDRSRSGERLWNGAGLGQVFFDEQGRPKRILQLNADGSKPVTFISEREERPAHATTPRSRNAAP, encoded by the coding sequence ATGCCAGACAATGCCCACGCTCCACTGCCCGCCGTGCTCGCCGGCCCGCTGCTGCGCCGCCTGGAGCCCGGCCGCCTGGTGCTGTGGCTGGTGGCCAGTGGCGAGCTGAACCTGCACCTGTGGCTGCAGCCCGAAGGCCAGGCGCCGCAAACCCATGCCCTGCACGCGCACTGTCAGCAGTTGCCGCTGGGCCGGCATGCCGTGCTGCACCTGATCGACCTGCCGCTTGCCGAGGCACTTCCGCAGGACACGCGCATCGCCTACGACCTGCAGATCATCGACAGCGCAGGCGCGAAAGGCATGCGCGACTGGGCGCCGCACCTGCTCTACGACGGCGCTGAGCACGCTGATTTCGTCCTGCGCGCGCGGGTCGACCAGTTGCTCCATGGTTCCTGCCGCAAACCGCATCACGCCGCGACGGATGGCCTGCTCTGCGCCGACCGCCTGCTGGCCGAGCCTCACGACGCCAGGCAACGCCCGGCGCTGCTGCTGATGAGCGGCGATCAGGTCTACGTCGATGACGTCGCCGGGCCGCTGCTGTGCGCCATCCACCAACTGATCGCCCGCCTCGGCCTGTTCGACGAGTTTCTCCAGGGCGCCGTGATCGAAGACAGCCAGGCGCTCTACGCCAACCCGGTGGGCTACTACCAACGCGCCGACCTGCTGCCGGCGGTGAAGAGCAACCAGACCCTACGCGACAAGTTCTTCGGCGGTGTGGAGAAACCCGTCTTCACCAGCAGCAGTGCCGACAACCATCTGGTGACCTTCGCCGAGATGATCGCCATGTACCTGCTGGTCTGGTCGCCTGTGCCCTGGACGCTGATCAGCGAACAGCAGCCGCCGCTGAGCGCAGAACAGCAGCAGCGTTATGCCCGTGAGCGCGAACGCATCGATGCCTTCCGCCAGAGCCTCGGCCAGGCTGCACGGGTGTTCGCCCACCTGCCGACGCTGATGATCTTCGACGACCACGACGTCACCGATGACTGGAACCTCTCCGCGCGCTGGGAGCAGACCGCCTACGGCCACCCCTTTTCCAAGCGCATCATCGGCAATGCCCTGCTTGCCTACCTGCTGTGCCAGGGCTGGGGCAACAATCCCGATGTATTCGATGAGCCGCTGCAGGCCTTTGCCGACCTGCTGCAGCAGCGCCAGAACGAGCATCTGCGGGCCGCAGCGCAGGACGCGCTGATCGACCAGTTGCTGCACTTCGAACAATGGCATTACGTGCTGCCCACCACGCCGGCCTTGTTGGTGCTCGACACCCGCACGCGTCGCTGGCGCAGTGAAGGGCATCTGTCGAAACCCTCGGGGCTGATGGACTGGGAGGCGCTGTGCGACTTCCAGCAGGCACTGCTCGATCACCCCAGTTGCATCATCGTCTCGCCCGCGCCGATGTTCGGCGTGAAGCTGATCGAGGGCATCCAGAAGCTGTTCACCTACGCCGGCCACCCGCTGATGGTCGATGCGGAAAACTGGATGGCCCATCGCGGCGCGGCCAGCGTGATACTGAACATCTTCCGCCACTCGCGTACGCCGGGGGATTTCGTCATTCTCTCCGGCGACGTGCACTACTCCTTCGTCTACCGCGTGAGCATCCGCCACAAGCGTGCCAGCCCGACCATCTGGCAGATCACCAGCAGCGGCATCAAGAACGAATTTCCGGCCAGGCTGCTGGACTGGTTCGACCGCCTCAATCGCTGGCTCTACGCGCCTTGGTCGCCGCTCAACTGGCTGACCAAACGCCGGCGCATGCGCGTCACCCCGCTGATCCCCGACCGCAGCCGCTCCGGCGAACGCCTGTGGAACGGCGCCGGCCTCGGCCAGGTGTTCTTCGACGAGCAGGGCCGACCCAAGCGCATCCTCCAGCTCAATGCCGATGGCTCGAAGCCGGTGACGTTCATCAGCGAACGCGAAGAGCGGCCGGCCCACGCCACTACGCCTCGCAGTCGCAATGCTGCGCCTTAG
- a CDS encoding glutamine synthetase family protein translates to MTTFAAVQEAQNFLASNPDIELIELFILDANGVPRGKLLHREELLALYETGRPLPSTMLGLTIQGEDVEDSGLVWEVGDIDCRAYPLAGSLVRLPWRQLPTAAVQVSMHPSEGLPATPADPRQLLLRVIEQLAADGYHPVMACELEFYLLDQKRDAQGRPQPALDADGGRPRQTQVYGLRELEQIEPFLRDLYMACKAQGIPARTAISEYAPGQVEITLEHGPALAAMDQAVRYKRLVKGVAHAHGMQACFMAKPFAEIAGTGMHMHVSLADAQGNSLFASEDPAGTPLLRHAVGGMLASLLDSLLLFCPNANSYRRFQANSYAPLAPTWGVDNRTVSLRVPGGPAKTRHVEHRICGADANPYLAAAAILAGIHRGIRERLDPGAPIEGNGYAQATEYLPTQWSAAIQALEQSEWAREAFGAEFLKVYVAVKRAEYRQFMGEVGEQDWRWYLSNA, encoded by the coding sequence ATGACGACTTTCGCGGCTGTACAGGAAGCCCAGAATTTCCTGGCCAGCAATCCCGATATCGAACTGATCGAGCTGTTCATCCTCGACGCCAATGGCGTGCCGCGCGGCAAGCTGCTGCACCGCGAGGAACTGCTCGCGCTCTATGAAACGGGGCGACCGCTGCCGAGCACCATGCTCGGGCTGACCATCCAGGGTGAGGACGTCGAAGACTCCGGCCTGGTCTGGGAGGTGGGCGATATCGATTGCCGCGCCTATCCGCTGGCCGGCAGCCTGGTGCGCCTGCCCTGGCGGCAGTTGCCCACCGCTGCCGTGCAAGTGTCGATGCACCCCAGCGAAGGCCTGCCGGCCACCCCGGCCGACCCGCGTCAGTTGTTGCTGCGGGTGATCGAGCAGCTTGCAGCCGACGGCTATCACCCGGTAATGGCCTGCGAGCTGGAGTTCTACCTGCTCGACCAGAAGCGCGACGCCCAGGGCCGCCCGCAGCCGGCGCTGGACGCCGATGGCGGCCGTCCACGGCAGACCCAGGTCTACGGCCTGCGCGAGCTGGAACAGATCGAGCCGTTCCTGCGTGATCTCTATATGGCCTGCAAGGCGCAGGGCATCCCGGCGCGTACGGCGATTTCCGAGTACGCCCCCGGCCAGGTGGAAATCACCCTGGAGCATGGCCCGGCGCTGGCGGCGATGGATCAGGCGGTGCGTTACAAGCGCCTGGTCAAGGGGGTGGCCCATGCCCACGGCATGCAGGCCTGCTTCATGGCCAAGCCGTTCGCCGAGATTGCCGGCACTGGCATGCACATGCACGTCAGCCTGGCCGATGCACAGGGCAACAGCCTGTTTGCCAGTGAAGACCCCGCCGGCACGCCGCTGCTGCGTCACGCCGTTGGCGGCATGCTCGCCAGCCTGCTCGACTCGCTGCTGCTGTTCTGCCCCAACGCCAACTCCTACCGGCGCTTCCAGGCCAACAGCTACGCGCCGCTGGCGCCAACCTGGGGTGTGGACAACCGCACCGTCAGCCTGCGCGTGCCGGGTGGCCCGGCCAAGACCCGTCACGTCGAACACCGTATCTGTGGCGCTGACGCCAACCCTTACCTTGCCGCTGCGGCGATTCTGGCCGGCATTCACCGGGGCATTCGTGAACGCCTCGATCCCGGCGCACCGATCGAAGGTAATGGATACGCCCAGGCCACCGAGTACCTGCCGACCCAGTGGTCGGCAGCGATCCAGGCGCTGGAGCAGTCCGAGTGGGCACGCGAAGCTTTCGGCGCGGAATTTCTCAAGGTGTATGTGGCCGTCAAGCGCGCCGAGTATCGCCAGTTCATGGGCGAGGTCGGCGAGCAGGACTGGCGTTGGTATCTGAGCAACGCCTGA
- the cysW gene encoding sulfate ABC transporter permease subunit CysW, which yields MSSATLTASAVNNAARRGNPLGRRLLIISAWLVFAFFLLLPLFVVATEALKQGVGVFVSSILEPDAVSALKLTLLAVGIAVPLNLVFGVAAAWCVSKYEFRGKSILVTLIDLPFSVSPVIAGLIYVLLFGAQGFFGPWLREHDIQIIFALPGIVLATIFVTVPFVARELIPLMQEQGTQEEEAARLLGANGWQMFWHVTLPNIKWGLIYGVVLCTARAMGEFGAVSVVSGHIRGYTNTLPLHVEILYNEYNHVAAFSVASLLLLLALFILLLKQWSESRINRRKASAGEE from the coding sequence ATGTCATCTGCAACCCTGACGGCCAGCGCCGTCAACAACGCCGCGCGTCGCGGCAACCCCCTGGGCCGCCGCCTGCTGATCATCTCGGCCTGGCTGGTGTTCGCCTTCTTCCTGCTGCTGCCGTTGTTCGTGGTGGCGACCGAGGCGCTCAAGCAGGGCGTCGGCGTGTTCGTCAGCTCGATCCTCGAACCCGATGCCGTCAGCGCGCTGAAACTGACCCTGCTCGCCGTGGGCATCGCCGTGCCACTCAACCTGGTGTTCGGCGTAGCCGCCGCCTGGTGTGTGAGCAAGTACGAGTTTCGCGGCAAGAGCATTCTGGTGACCCTGATCGACCTACCGTTCTCGGTGTCGCCGGTGATCGCCGGTCTGATCTACGTGCTGCTGTTCGGCGCCCAGGGCTTCTTCGGCCCCTGGCTGCGCGAGCACGACATCCAGATCATCTTCGCCCTGCCCGGCATCGTCCTGGCGACCATCTTCGTCACCGTGCCCTTCGTCGCCCGCGAGCTGATCCCGCTGATGCAGGAACAGGGCACGCAGGAGGAAGAGGCCGCGCGCCTGCTCGGTGCCAACGGCTGGCAGATGTTCTGGCACGTGACCCTGCCCAATATCAAATGGGGCCTGATCTACGGCGTGGTGCTGTGCACCGCCCGGGCGATGGGCGAGTTCGGCGCGGTATCGGTGGTCTCCGGGCACATCCGCGGCTACACCAACACGCTGCCGCTGCATGTCGAGATTCTCTATAACGAATACAATCACGTCGCCGCCTTCAGCGTTGCAAGCCTGCTGCTGCTTCTGGCGCTGTTCATCCTGCTGCTCAAGCAGTGGAGCGAATCCCGTATCAACCGCCGCAAAGCCAGTGCTGGCGAGGAATAA
- a CDS encoding NAD(P)/FAD-dependent oxidoreductase — MIKQPAKPAAERAPSYYSASLNFESDYPTLQGSVTVDVAIIGGGFTGIATAVELAERGLKVAVVETHKVGWGASGRNGGQVTGSLSGDEAMRKQMRNTLGDEVDDFIWHLRWRGHEIIKSRVAKYGIDCDLKHGHLHTAMKASHMDELKATYEEALRRGMEADVTLLDAAGVRAQLGSELYCGALKNTRNMHLHPLNLCLGEAKAAESLGALIFEHSQVLDIVHGPRPAVVTTGGRIEAKQVLLAGDVYHKLERRRLKGMIFPAMGGIVTTAPLGAELIEAINPHDLAVYDCRFVLDYYRLTGDGRLLFGGGANYSGRDSRDIAGELRPCIERTFPQLKGVQIDFQWSCAMGIVMNRIPQLGKLSSNVWYCQGYSGHGVATTHIMGEIMAKAITGDLEQYDTFAACKHIKVPLGDQLGNPMLAAGMWYYQMLEKLR; from the coding sequence ATGATCAAGCAACCCGCCAAACCCGCCGCCGAGCGCGCGCCCTCCTATTACTCGGCCTCGCTCAACTTCGAGAGCGACTACCCGACGCTGCAGGGCAGTGTCACCGTCGACGTGGCCATCATCGGTGGTGGCTTTACCGGCATCGCCACGGCGGTGGAGCTGGCCGAGCGTGGCCTCAAGGTGGCCGTGGTGGAGACCCACAAGGTCGGCTGGGGCGCCAGCGGGCGCAACGGTGGCCAGGTCACCGGCAGCCTGTCCGGCGACGAGGCCATGCGCAAGCAGATGCGCAACACGCTGGGCGATGAAGTGGACGACTTCATCTGGCACCTGCGCTGGCGCGGCCACGAGATCATCAAGAGCCGTGTGGCCAAGTACGGCATCGACTGCGACCTCAAGCACGGCCATCTGCATACGGCGATGAAAGCCAGCCATATGGACGAGCTCAAGGCGACCTACGAGGAAGCGCTGCGCCGTGGCATGGAAGCCGATGTCACCCTGCTCGACGCCGCTGGCGTGCGTGCGCAACTGGGCAGCGAGCTGTACTGCGGCGCGCTGAAGAACACCCGCAACATGCACCTGCACCCGCTCAACCTGTGCCTCGGCGAGGCCAAGGCCGCCGAGAGCCTGGGCGCGCTGATCTTCGAACACTCCCAGGTGCTGGATATCGTCCACGGCCCGCGCCCGGCGGTGGTCACCACGGGCGGGCGGATCGAGGCCAAACAGGTGCTGCTGGCCGGCGACGTCTACCACAAGCTGGAGCGGCGCAGGCTCAAGGGCATGATCTTCCCGGCCATGGGTGGCATCGTCACCACCGCGCCGCTGGGCGCCGAGCTGATCGAGGCGATCAACCCACATGACCTGGCGGTGTACGACTGCCGCTTCGTGCTCGACTACTACCGCCTGACCGGCGATGGCCGCCTGCTGTTCGGCGGCGGTGCCAACTACTCCGGGCGCGACTCACGCGACATCGCCGGCGAGCTGCGCCCGTGCATCGAGCGCACCTTCCCGCAGCTCAAGGGCGTGCAGATCGATTTCCAGTGGAGCTGCGCCATGGGCATCGTGATGAACCGCATCCCGCAGCTGGGCAAGCTCTCGTCCAACGTCTGGTACTGCCAGGGCTACTCCGGCCATGGCGTGGCGACCACCCACATCATGGGCGAGATCATGGCCAAGGCCATCACCGGCGACCTGGAGCAGTACGACACCTTCGCCGCCTGCAAGCACATCAAGGTGCCGCTGGGCGACCAGCTCGGCAACCCGATGCTGGCCGCCGGCATGTGGTACTACCAGATGCTGGAGAAGCTGCGCTGA